The genomic window ggttAGAAGGGAGGCAGGTCTCAATTGAGCAAAAACAAGGGAATACAAAGGAGTTGGGAGACAACCAAGactaaaactaaattagattaagaGGCTAGCTAGTCCGCAAATAGTGAGTTTCACATAGGAAATATTTGACATGCTCCACTACACTGAGGATCTTGTATACTTGGCACGAGAGAAATTGATGGTAGATATGCTAGGAAATTCTGGGcaccaatgtttttttttttttggtaaaaggaaGAACTTTATTTCAGCATAAACAAAAAGGTTATACAGAAGACAAATCTGAAGTCCTCAAACAGAGAGTGAGGATGAGTTGAACCAAAACCAACACTAATGACAGAAAGGCAAAAGCATGTACAAGCGAACCAAAACTCCCTGCCACAACTGAACCAAACCTATACAACAGCATAAAGAAGAAGTACAAAGCATGTATATTGAAACATAACAAAGACACTATACATATGAGCCAGCAAAATGCCTTGTAATCTGTATAGATGCAGTGCAGACTTTGAGAACCCATTGGCAGAGAACAGCAGACATAAAGCTTGAAGTAATGTGTATGTAATAAGCACTGTAAGTATGGACGAAGAGAACCACCGTAAACTTTGAAGAAAAATTGTAAACTTCGAAATACTGTTAAGGTAATGAGCAGTCAATATTTGCAGAAGTGAGGGCCGTAGCTGATATAAGCCTGTATATGTACTAAGTAGTGCTGTTTAAGCGTTTGGAAATTTAGAGGAGACATTAAAATGAGTAACTTTTTTCCACAGTAACCGGACCGGTCAATTGTGATTGTAGCATGGCCTCACCGGCCACTctcatccatgagctcaagttgaTTGCTTTTAGTCTCCAACAGTCCTTCCTTAGCTCTAAATGTTATTTAGCAAGACAATTAGCTAGTGCTTTTCCTTCCCTGTAGATACGGAAAATTAGCGATTCAACTAGATTgattttaagatatcttaaaccAAAAATTGCTATTTTGATCTCTCTTCACATGCTTCCAGAATCAGCTAATGACTTCAGCAGCATCCTCTTAAGATGTATTTTCTAAGATTTGAAGGAACCCTCTCATTGAAATATTGCCTTTTGTCATAATTTTGCAAACTTCATTTGCTTGGAATATTATTCCCTTGCCCTGGATGGAGTCTTACCAGAGGCTATTCCCTTGGTTCAAACCTAGAAAATTTGGAGTGAGGGTGGTGCAATGGGACGGATTATTACCTATCTGAATGGGCCCAGAGTTTCGatctcttttcatttttttcaagtTCCAGCCTTGCCAGATATCAGGCTTAGAGAAATTCCTTGTGCACCGTGGGCAACGTAGAACAAACACATCGCCCATAGTGATTGGCTCACGTAGAGCCGAGGTGTGATGCacgagaatttttttttcttcttcggaTCCCATGTGTAAACAACCATTAAGGATCGAGAGGTTTGGAGGATTACAGCGGAGCGGTGGCGGCAGCGGCTGTGCTAACGGACGGGAAGGGGCTGGGGGCGGAGATGATGGGGGAAAAAGGATGGCAGAGCGGTGTGAGTCCATGATTCTAAAAGCTcctaagaagaagagaagaggaggaagagatctCACCTGACCACGGGAGCGAGGGATTGGAGGAGGGAGACAAGGGCGAAAAGGCGGCTTGGGAGCGCACAGGAAGATTGGAGCGGTAGGGCTGCTCTGAACCAGTGAACCGGGCACTGAATCTGGAAGCCCGTTCAATCGCCGGGAGGGaggaggggaggagggccggtgCGGCGTGGACGGTGGGTGCGCTGCCGGTGGCGGAGATGGGGTCGGCGGAGGAATGGGTGGAAAGGGGcagcggtagatagattagggcacgggatcGAGATtgggggtattaaacgaacctaacgacgctttttagcgtcgttaaataatgacataaaaaagcgtcggtattttctttatttaacgacgcttttgctaaaagcgtcggcgttgacaatgctcaaattttaCGATATTTTTAAGCGTTGTTAATAAACGAcgttttttaaaagcgtcggcaggtcagcgcaacctgccgacgctttccaaaagcgtcggcaaaaaaaggTCGCTAATATATAGTTTTCTTATAGTGATTGTATGAAATGATAAACATGAATCTTATTTGTCAACTAGTTTGATAACCTTATTGGTCATGAAAAATTATCTTATCTAATTGATGTGGCCATACCTAATTAATTTCCTTGATTTTCAACTTTTGCTACATCCTATCTTATGCTTTTGTCACATGTTAAACCctcttttatatatatacatatatataagccAAGTAAACCATCTTTTATTTTCGATAGAATTTCAAGTGATGGTTGTTTTAAGAAACCATATaggagcctttatttatttatacatCAGAATGGATCCTTCACATtttcatcaaattatttcttttttatctctctttttcctccacttttatctttttgacaagCTAATGGTGTCCATCACTACACTACGAAGAATTATCTTTATTGTTGCCAACGTCTCCTCCTTCCCAACCTTCTAATTTTTCCTTCACTTTTATCTTAATAATATTATTGCAAGTGGATAGTGCCTTCATTACAAGGGTTGTCCCTATCGTGCTAATACCTCCCTCCTCCCCTCTCTtatcttctcctttttttcctcCATTACTATTTACCACCGGCAAAATGATGATGCCACATCATGGGAGTTATCCCCTTAATTATTGCTACCGCTTTATAATAAAGCATAAATTTATCTACATCAATTTACAAATATATGCAACAAGGATTTAATACGTTATAAGAAcataaaataagatataaaacataattttgattttaaactTGATTATTTACATATATTTGTTCATCTGGGGATAAAGCTTCATGCAATGATAAATTAAATTGCTGCATTATGACTTGAGTTGGAATATGGTAACAGTCTTTTTGCTCATAGAAGGATAAGATCATGTATATCTGATCTTTCCCAAACTTTACAGTGATGGAAGTTTCATCCACTGAACTGATTttgttctttttatttatttatttcacagGGGATCCCTATGTTCATGGCAACAACATTATCCAGTCCAATTGGATACTTGGTAAAAGCAGTTGGATTTCCAAAATAATGAATAAGCCGTGAAGCTGCGCTGGCACTGAAGCCGCGTGTTTTCACTGCCACCAGACGTACAAAGCCAAGCGTTCGCGGACGCTTCTGGCGCGAGGCAGCGTGACTAGGATCGGACAAGGATGGGACTTGAGAGAGGCGCTCGTGCTTCTAACTTGGTTTCCGTCCCAACCGACCTCACGCCGTGTGAGGATCCACTACAGAGCCCACGCTAGCCTATCATCTCAGACTGCCAAAATTTAAACATTTAATCGACAGCATGGCTACTTGCTAGCGAATAGGTGATCATGTCCTTGCCGAGTCCATGTGCTCTGTCCTAACTTGATTCAACTTGCCACTGGTTGGTAGCTGATTTGAACCCAGTCAAACTGGCTCATCAAAACATGACCCACGGTCCTTTCTAAGTTCCTAAAGTTCTGCGCATTTCAATTAATAACTTGGCAGACAGCTAAAACCTCCGATCAATTATGATGATTACCATAATATGATGACGGTCCGATAGATATGCCCTTACCATCCGGTGGTTTAGACATCTCTCCTTCAAAGAGGTAACGAGAATCGTCTGAAGGTAGGGAGAAATTTGATCGAAGATTATTCATAAATCTATAATAAATTCTTCTTGGATCGATCCTTGAGTAGTTAATGGGATGGACTGTAAATTTGTCGATGATATGTCTACCaaataattgattaatttcaATTAACAGAATGACGGTCTTGCTTAAAGCAAGATAAGCAAATTGATACGGCCTTATCTAATACACAAGTTACACAACAAAGTGATCCAATGGCATGGCTAAAAAAAAATGCGCACAACTTCAAACCAATCACTTGGAAAAAATCTAGGGAAGCTTGCGGTAGACTAGAGTCCCATCCAATAGTCCAAAAACATAGCCGTCCGATCCCTCCTTCAGAGCGAGTAATCATAGGGGAAGGCGATTTTACTTGGAGTCACGTGATCCCCGTTCTCTTCTACATAAAGGATCACAGGTTTTTAATAATTGCCACCCCGGATAAAACCTTCAGAATCTCCTTCAGTACCTCTTTACTTTGCCGACACTGGAGCTGGTTGGTAGCTGTTATTGTGGTCCCTCGCTTGTTTTTAATCCTCCTGTTCCACTTGCCCTCTGCTGCTGTGCAAGAAAACAGTCTCATAAAGAACGGTGCAGGTTTCGTTTGCTATTCTCGGTTGGCAACAGGAAGTCATGGTTTAATGGCACTTATCTTCTTGTAATTTTGTAGATTGTAACAAGTGTATAGATGTAATGGTCGTTGTTTAGCTGTTGTTTTGTTATAACAAGTTTTATATGACAAAGATAAAGATTCTATTAAAGATATGGTATTTTCATTGTTAAATCTTAATTAGTTCACAATGccattttttttgtctttttgatCCCAATCTCAGTGTCTGCTTTGCGACTGAGTTGAATAATGTTGTTATCTTACTAATCTTCTAATTATAATGGCTAATAACGGTGCCCGTTATAACAGTCAACACATCATTGTCAAAAGTATGGTCAACGTTCCGACTGGCCAGATGGTGCTCATTATTTCTGTTCGAATGATACGCAAGGGTTCAAATAATGTTGCTCTGCTACTAGGAAACATTATCCATGTCGAAAAATTTGCGAATTGTTCAACGGATCAGGACCGTCCATCTGATCATCTGATGGCACAAATTTGATTTAGTGCAATAATAGCTGTACACCTGGAGAAAGTATTTGTGGCCCCATCTTAATTGATTTCTACCTATGATGCCCGTGACATGCATCCACAAGGACAGGAGACGACTGTTGGGAGAAAATGATACATGTTTGAACTTGAAGGGTCACATGGAGTCGAGCAGGAGTTGCGCGTGAGTCTTTATACGCATACAGAAGATGATGTTGTCCGttaatgcatgtatgtatatgggGGTGCAAAGggctatgaatgctaaaatcTGAGAGGGCTATGAATGGTTGTACCTTGCTTCATCTGGATCCTATTGATACATAGGGTGTGATTCCCTGAAAAATATCCACACTGTGGCATGATTTATACTTGAATATATCATcattaaaaactttaaaaaaaattgaaacaacaGAAAAAAATTAAGCTCTTCAACTAGTTAAGCTACAATGATAAAATCTTGACTGCAAAAAATCGGAGACAAAGGAAGCAGGATGTGCCTGTATCATGTCCAAACTGCAGTGAAACAACAGAAACAACTCATCACTTATCCATTCATAATCCAATTGTTTGGTAGCAGCActtgaactctctctctcttccagcTCTATGCCTCCACCACAAACAATAGTGTAACTCTTGGACTCCTGGAGATggaggatcaaaaaaaaaaaaatagagaaaaaggaTGATTTGTGACTGTTGGTTTTTGGTGGTATCTAGGTGCCTATGGAATGAAAGAAACAATAGAATTTTCGAATACCAAGCTACATTGCCTCGAACAATTTCACAAAAAGCAGCACATCTACTTAGGGAGTGGACTACCTTCCATTAAGGAGAGCAAAGCCAATGATGATCGAATATTAATTGTGCTGCCTTTCTGCCTCAAGAAGTCACATGCAGGGCACCACAGCAGGCGTGATGGTAGGCACGGATATCACAAGGAATACCGATTAAAAAGGTTGGCATAAGATTCCAGAGATTCCTGATCATCGAAAAGCAGCAACTGTTCAACTTGACGATCTTTGGAAATCATTGTAAGCGGACTGCGTCTGCTCATGTGGTTGTATGGTCCTTTTCACTCCTCTCACCATTCCCCCTCCTCTCACTTCTCTGCTCCTCACATCCTACCTTGGGTATTAGTATTCTCTGGCAACTTAAACCTGTTGTATATACttgtattaataaaaaataatgagatcccCATAGAATCACTCTAGAAgaaatagctttctgattatgGTTTAGGCTGGATCCTTTCAATTTAGTTGCAAGGCTAATTTGCACAAGATTTTGCCGCGAAGGTCCGAGCTCTTTGCGATCGAAATTCTAAGAACCTTCAAGTCATGGCTAGCCCTCCTATGCAATTGAGACCTCTATATTCCAATGGATCTGATGCATAATGTTCTTGTCGATGATTTACCACCCAAGTAATACAAGTATGGCGTGTCTATGCACAAATCCATGTGCTGCATCGATCATAAATTGCGCATTATAGGTTACAGAGACACTGATGCAATATGCAGGCCTTGGTGTACATGGACTCATTTTGTGCGCATAACATTATATCACCACTTGAGTATAGAGATTCTATGCACTTTTATGCTACATATCCAATGGCAGATTTACAGCATTGATGGCACTCTGTTAGTTAATTTATGAGACAATTGATGCAGCATATCATTCCAATAACATGATATGAATTATATTTAcaaatgaattttatcccttgaAGTACTTTTGAGCTAGCCAATGTCATTGAGGTGGCAATAAGTTAGGTTGAGATGGGTATCGATCTGTCAGGTTGGATACAAGTCAACTTGGACCCAACCCATTTATGTTTTTTAAAACATAGCTGACAAATTTATTAAACCagccaaaaatctaaaatcaaatatgatctctttattaaacaggtaatcccACTCGGTCCCCCATCCTCTACCATATAGCTTATTTAATAAACAGAGATCACATTAAATGGATTATATATGTTTCGAATGGCGTTAACCAATCTTTAATGAATCAGGTTGTAATCATGTCTATCCAATCCCATTATTAAAAATATTGAAGCAGGAGAGATAGATAAGGAATCTAAATCTAAACGCAATCCATTTAATAATTAAGCCGTGCCGGTTTATTTACAACTTAGACTTCTATATACAAAACCTCAGCACCTAGCTAGTTATGGGTCATGAAGTCATCTATTGCCACGTCtaatattattttagtaaaaaattatacAGCACCATTTCTCCATTAAAATGGAAAAAAACATTTGAGGAGAATGCCATTATTGCAACTCCAACCTGCATCACACAGCATGAGTTGCACCAGCTAATCCCGTCGTGCCACATAGCATGCATGGAGCTGTTTTTGGGCCCATGGTTGGACGCCACAGCATTACCCTGATCAAAATTGTTTTCGAAAAATGGACCACCAATCTGTACAGAAGTTTCACACGTGAAGGCCGATACTTTATCAGGCAACCTAATCAGAGGGCCAACAGGAGAGCAACACTAGTACAGCAGCTGTGTAACTCTCTTGCACGAGATCCTTGTTTCGTTTCAGCATTTTTCCCTTCCTTTTATCATACACGTACGGCCTGTCCGTCAAAAATGATCGCGCCCATGCTAATTAATTACAAAGTCCCGTTTTATCAAAAAATCCGCAGGATCACCGAAGTTCCCAACGCAACGCTGAGCCGACCAAAACTCCAACGACGGACAAAAATTAAACAGACGATGGAGCTCTTTcaggaaaagaagagaagaaaatagcCGGTAGCCGGCGAGTTCTGTGGGGGACGCCGCTCTGCCTTTCTCAGAGCGTTTGAGCTCCCTAATTTTGTAGATCAGATGAACACGAACGTGGTAACGCAGTGTGGCCCCTCTATACTGGCCAGGTGAAGACAGAAAGTTCCCTCCCTCTTCGCCTTGCATGCCCTACTTGAAGCCCCTACCACGAGGGTTCGCACGGACCAATTCCCAATCCCATCACACGCTCCTCGCTTGGTGGTAGTGACAAGCTTATAATCCTGACTCAAAATGTTGTCCTTATTATTATCAAAAGCTCCAAACACAAgttctttccaaaaaaaaaaaaaaagctcagagCAAAACAAAAAGGTCACCTAGTTACCGGATCAGTCGTACAGCTTGTGGTCTGATGTGAAGTCGAGTTTTGAGTggaagctctccctctctctcgccATACCTAATTCCTTTATCCTCTATCTCGTCATCACGTTGGGACCATTGTCGGCCTCATAACTAACCGTCCACTCCTACCCTCCAAATCCTGTCACGAGCGTTACGGTGACATTGGCATCTGTACCAGTCCCACTAATTTGAGGAGTGAAAGAAAGGGAgtgctagagagagaaagagaggggcactctttcaaatttgaaacagtggTAGACTAGATGGTGGACCCACCTATCCCCTATCACGGCTCTCCTGCCCCTACCGTGACCCCTCGTTGCACGTTTTGTTGAGAGTCACAGGCATTAGAAAACAAAGGAGAAGCGAGAGCTTGGGGAGAGGAGCTGGGGGGCTCGTGGTCATATCGTCACCTTCTGTACTATTCTCGGTTCCCCAGGCAGAACCAATGGGGCGGGAGGGTGGCGAAAGGATAGGGGAGGATGATAACAACTTTCCTCTGTACTGACTACTGAGCAATTCCATTTCAAATACCAACAAAATATTTTGCTTCAAATGCATCCGTTCCCCAACGGCTTTCATCAGCCGATCCGTTTTGCTCACTCTGCTCTTTAATTAGCCTGCACTCCGTCCACCTTCATCTCCTCCTGACTTCTAGAAGAGAGGCAGGCAGCTGGAGAGGAgtgtgttgtttttttttttttttaaggtttgTCACGCGTTTTGAGGGGTGGACtggggagagggaggagagagagagagagagagatggggaggGAATGGCATTGGAGCCGCTCTTTGGCTAAAGGGGAGAAGGAGAGCCCCGGATGCATGAGCGGCATGCTCCATTACTTCGACTTCCACCACCTTCTCTTTACCGCCACCAGTCGAACCGTGCCGCCTGAAGTCCACCACCCAACTTCTCAGctcaaaggtagaaaaataaagaaaagaaaaccaaTCCTCTCTCTCTCGCACACATACAATCACGCTCTTGACACGCTTCGATTTTTTGTTGATGTAATTTAGGTGTCGAGGCGCCGAGGAATAGCCTGGAGCTGGACGATGGGAAAGCATCGTTTGGTTCGGTCATTTCACAGGAGTATGACGATGTCCCTGTAAGTAATTTGAGGGTATGTCTTCAAGTTTGCTTTCTATTAATGACTTCTCAACTTTTATCCTTTTTATTCTTTGCAACTTATTCAGGTTGGGATACAGGTAGTTCCAAAACCAGCTGCAGTGACCAAAAGCAAAAAGATGATAACGTTGTTTGAGGAGGAGAGAAGGAGCTCGCTGGCTGAGACGCCAAGGACACCAGGCGTCGTGGCCCGTCTTATGGGCTTAGAGGTGCTGCCGGACCAGCTCTCTTGTCCAACTACCCCATTCCTGAGGTCCCCTCCGTTAGTGGAATCTCAGGAGCAAcacggaaagaagaaaaagaaaaagaagctcaAAGGTGAATGCAGACGAGAATCGGTATCCCCTCGGCAACCCCTTCAAAGTATAAACTGCAATGTTGCAGGAAGATATGAAATGAGGTCCCGTTCGTTGCCGGACACGCCGAGAGTGTCATCAGCCAGGTCATGGGATTCAGATCCAAGGCTATCTTTGCAACTTAACAAGGAGAGCACAAACAAGGCCATGCAGGAGTTCAGCTACTTGTGCGAGGTGTCTGGGGACTACTCGCTCCCACCTTCGCGCTCGCCATCACCTTGTATGGCAAAGTCTAGGAAGAAAGATTTCGGAAGGCACCAAGATGAGAACAGGAGCCCAAGAAGCCACTACTATGGTCGCGAGATAGTGAAGCAAGTCAAGGAAAGCATCAGTAGCAGGAGAGGAGACAGCAGTGATGAAATTGCTGTCAGACCAAGAAGGACTAAATCAGCCGAGAAGAAAGCATCATGCTATGTTGATACATGGAGCCAGCGCAAGTCCCCGACAGAGAATCCATTACCATCATGTTCACCTCCTGGGATCAGGTTCTTGGAGCCCTCGAAAAGCAGACCGGTGGAAGATCACATTCCCAAATCCCAGCAAAAGCCAAAATTTGCTCGCCAGAGATCACCATCGCATTGTTTGTCATCATCTAATTCCCTTAGAAGCAAAGATAATGTGGTAGCAAATGCAGTTAAGATAGGTCCAAGCAAGTGCACGAAAGCAAGCTACGAGCGCTTCACCGAGAGGATCAAGAAGCAACATCCAGCCTCCGAGACAGCCAGACCGGATTCCTTATCATCTTCTTCGCAACCAGCTTCCATGCTCCAGGAGCACCTCTCTGAAAAGCAGCGCAGCTCTATCCCTTCATTTGTTAGAATCAAGAGGAAGGAAGCGTCTCCTTCATTGTCAAGGCCAGTACCAGAACAAATCCCGCAGCAATCTCCTTCCTGCTCGGTCCAAGAACAAAAACTGGTATATGACTATACTTACCTCTTTTCCGGAACTAACAATTACAAGGATTTGCATAATTACTATAATattgcatgtataaataattcaaTTTTCACAAGATGTCATTTCTCTCCTGGTCAATGCGAGCATACGTTTTGCATTAAATGATGTTTTCTATCTTGCCACAGATGAATGTTGGAGTTGAAGGTGCTTTAATGCCATTGAAGACCCCAAGTTGTCCCCAACGCCGGGTACCAAAAGAGCAGAATCCCGAGTACAGATATGTGAGGTCCATACTAGAGCTAGCAGGGATTACGGGAGTAGCTATCCCTTCATTCAGATGGTACTCCTCTTCCCTCCCCATAGACCCCATCATTTTCCACCTGCTCGAGCTCGAGCTCGAGCTCCCCTTTTTCCCGACAGAAGAAGGCCAACAGCAGAGCAAAGTCGAGGGGGAAATGATCCTCCTCGGCCCTATGCGGCACAGATGGAACAGGAAGCTCCTGTTCCATCTGGTGGAGAATATCTTGGGAGATCTCCTCCGGTGGTCGCACCTCGCCACCCCCACCATTCATCAGAGTCATCTAATCAAGCATCATGTTATGGACCGCGGGAACAAAGCCGACGGCGGCGAGTTGTTGCTATGGGAGCTCTGGAGGCAGATCCAGAGCTTCCCGGCGGCCGAGTGCCAGGTGGTCGGTGACATCGACTCACTCGTGGCGGCGGACCTGCGGGAGGCCAAGATACGGCGGCTGGTGCTGCACCCCTCGGTGGTGGAGGAGATGGAGGACATCGCGTTGGAGGTCGAGCAGGAGATCTTTGACGACGTCCTCGTGCAGGCCGCGGCATCTCTCGCCCTCGTCTTCCGAGGGACCTGACGTCACCTTATTCCCAACGGAAACGGCGGGTGCTCAAATCATTGTGTTCTAgaagagaaattattgcatggaccCGGTCCAAGTAATCTTTGGAC from Elaeis guineensis isolate ETL-2024a chromosome 4, EG11, whole genome shotgun sequence includes these protein-coding regions:
- the LOC105035843 gene encoding uncharacterized protein — encoded protein: MGREWHWSRSLAKGEKESPGCMSGMLHYFDFHHLLFTATSRTVPPEVHHPTSQLKGVEAPRNSLELDDGKASFGSVISQEYDDVPVGIQVVPKPAAVTKSKKMITLFEEERRSSLAETPRTPGVVARLMGLEVLPDQLSCPTTPFLRSPPLVESQEQHGKKKKKKKLKGECRRESVSPRQPLQSINCNVAGRYEMRSRSLPDTPRVSSARSWDSDPRLSLQLNKESTNKAMQEFSYLCEVSGDYSLPPSRSPSPCMAKSRKKDFGRHQDENRSPRSHYYGREIVKQVKESISSRRGDSSDEIAVRPRRTKSAEKKASCYVDTWSQRKSPTENPLPSCSPPGIRFLEPSKSRPVEDHIPKSQQKPKFARQRSPSHCLSSSNSLRSKDNVVANAVKIGPSKCTKASYERFTERIKKQHPASETARPDSLSSSSQPASMLQEHLSEKQRSSIPSFVRIKRKEASPSLSRPVPEQIPQQSPSCSVQEQKLMNVGVEGALMPLKTPSCPQRRVPKEQNPEYRYVRSILELAGITGVAIPSFRWYSSSLPIDPIIFHLLELELELPFFPTEEGQQQSKVEGEMILLGPMRHRWNRKLLFHLVENILGDLLRWSHLATPTIHQSHLIKHHVMDRGNKADGGELLLWELWRQIQSFPAAECQVVGDIDSLVAADLREAKIRRLVLHPSVVEEMEDIALEVEQEIFDDVLVQAAASLALVFRGT